DNA from Aphis gossypii isolate Hap1 unplaced genomic scaffold, ASM2018417v2 Contig00205, whole genome shotgun sequence:
gagGGACTCAATTTACCTATGACTAAATTTTTGGTGGGACTCAgtttacctaaaaataataatatgggacTCAATTTACCAAAGAAGCGAGTGTTAGAAGCACTGTGATAGGTTGTTAGCTGTCATCAGCGCTCCCGTGGCAACAAACATGCGCAAAAAAAAACGAGTTTTGGTCGGCGAGTGGTTCACTCTTAGGTGGAATAGAGTATAGTATGTGGAGCTTAAGGCCATAAAATcatgtaattatttagatatacaaattatattttatgatattctagtttaatataattagtttgtattcttatatttagttatttttaagaattgttttgttatttatgttattattaatccaaagaaatatatatatatatattatataaaagtaaataaattagtctTAGTGCATGCATTGAattgcttaaatattattttaattaaattttaaattttaattaatattctattatcaaTAAGATACCTCTCCTATTTTCATTCTAGAATTAAAATAGTGCCAACGAGACCTGATGGTTaccaattgtttttaattttatgattttcccgtaagaattaaataaactaacgtttaataataaaattaaatggcaAAATATACTCAATTATATGAGGGAATATTGAGtggttttattctatttttggcGCAACATTTAGACAAATATTAAGCACTGTcacttgtaatattttactttttaacagTCTGTTCTGAAGTTCAGTAAATACTTGTTTTCCTTTGTTTCTTTGAGCAATTACGttgcaaatataaattaactgttTTCGTATTTGTGATCAAATATTGTATCGTGAAAATGCCATCTTTAAGCTATAAAGTGAAAGAACGAAAGCAGCAGTTCAGCCAAATGTAGTAATCAAAGCTGTTCTTCATTTCAGAGATAGGATAATCTTTGAAGATAACGGTGAAAAAAGTAAGTGAATTGCGtactctaatttttaataattatatatttatttattattttacaatgatgtttgtctttgtgtgtgtatgtacagtataacttgtcgaaataatgcaatttaaaacttcagggaTGGCATGACTAAATGAATATCTTTAGTGCATTTTAAAGTCAAAAGTAAAGTTcagattagttttaaaaaaattgtgaaaaacaaaaaagtgacGGTAAAACGGGAAATTTTACCCAAAAAcagtaacctaacctaaccccgGGGCATGGCAGAAACCTAAGGGTGCCCCATTAGAAATTCTACCAAATAGGCGTCCGAACTAGGCCTTCGGGCCTACTCCCGGACTTAATACGccatacgaaataataataataataataataattgtcgcATTATAAAACATGGACACTGCCATTAAGTGTTTATATTGTGATAAGATCTTTGCTCAGCGTAAATCGCTGTACGTGCATTGTCGGAAATTTCACGACACAGATGTAGTACCAGTGAAAGATTTGCAATGTGGAGTATGTCAAAAAGGTTTTTCAACCCCTAAAACATTGAGTgtacatataaaaaagttccataatgaaattattacaaacaaaaccaaaaaaaatcaaacgagAATAATTTGCCCCTATGACAAGTGTGTAGtcgaattatttacatttgttaAACAAAGACAGCATTTGTGTGATGTGCATGGCTTTGATGTGgaattggaaaatattaatttttgtgataTCTCAGGTAAAAATTGggaactatttagtatttaccagTATTCCTatatcatcattcatcatagtttttaattacagaATTTGATTCTTGGAAACGAGAAATGGAACAACGGACATCAACAATGTACATACTTGATAGAGCTGCATCAGAACTAAGTGATGGAAATACAAGGCAATTTTACTATTGCCATCGCTCTAAAATGCAACTCAGGGCATCCTGACCCAAATTCATCCACAGTTAATAAAGTGTACAGTTGGATATCATAAGCATTTGTTCCGTGGGTACCatctatgcatattttttctgaaccaaatttaataatttgttgagCTTGGAAATTTGTCATCAAGACTAGAGCAAAGTCAGCTTTGTCTAAATAAGCGTCAgattcattttgatttttgtaatataatactggaCATTCAGCTTCATGACTTTTCATTTCAGTGACCCATAGTTTTACGCTAATACTATCATTTGAATCTCGTTTTGTTGCacaatatatgttaaaattacgtgctatattatacaaatcttGACGTTCCAAGAGACATGAACGATTAAAAGTATCTGGAGATATTTCAGCCTCTCAAATAGCATCTAACACACGATTAAAAGTAACTCCCTCCTTTAGTTTtcctaaatacatttatattattttataataaaatattgaataaatattacactgtTTTTGGGTATTTATGTTATCTTCAAAATcagagtttaaaaaataacatagacataaaattaaaattaaatataagacaCCAAAGACTGATTAAAAGTATGCAGGtagaatcaattaaaataataattgaattaaatggtcccaaatattatatttaactcatTGTTGATTAATACTTCAAATAAAAAGTAGCACTCACCAGCAATAATTGTTCTTGTCTCATTATCCAATTGAATTAGACCAATTTCTAGTTCATGCCCACAGTGAGTTTTGGaaatatttggaaatattaacttttagcAACGATGGACATGcttgttcaattttattactacCCATAGCTCTATCAAGTAAGTACATTGTTGATGTCCGTTGTTCCATTTCTCGTTTCCAAGAATCAAATTctgtaattaaaaaccaaaggGGTAAATTATTctcgtttgattttttttgattttctttgtATCAGTTTTATCATgggatttatattaatacagtaGGTTTCCGTATTCAGTGTAGCACAATTGTAGACTTTAAAAGAAACATACATATTGTCCATCACTTCATAGTACAAAACAACCTATAAGTTAAAAGATTAAAGCCAACCAagtaacaacattttaaatacataaatttatttaagcatACATCATAAGCTGCTCCGCTCCTAtgccaaataaaaataattaataattccttAGGTTAACCTGTGCTGACTACACAGTACGCACCAATGTGCAGAAGAAatgtactttttatataaaatgaatttgatttattatgcacaatacataaaacagaagtatataatattaatatatataattaagaaaaatgaaaaaaattaacaccaaattttaacagaatataaaataaataataatgggaTGGCTTTTATTTTCGTCTTGGGACTTGTTTTAGGCCAATCACTGATATGTCCTTTGATTTCAATGAGTGTTGAATGAGGAAAGAagtctttaataaaaaatattttaatatataataacctgCCAcgatggtaaatattttatatttaacaaacgcTGTTTTGTCACCTTGTCTGCCTTCCATATTTAGGTATCCAGCTACACGGTTTTGCATTATTATCTTCATCGCCATGTAAGTTGACCGTTTGACATCAAATGATTTTGCATCCCTCAGCAAAATTTGagcctaaataaaatataaaattattattatttttttttttaaaccaattaataaagtaatataatataccaatgttccaatagtttaataatagacTTTTTTCTGTAGACCGATAAGCTTATttgtaactaaaaatttaattaataatactaatagtatTATGACAAATAATTTGGACTTATGGAGAATATAGTAAGCATATCTCGTGCTTAGAAAGCAATAAAGCTTTCTTTTGGGGATATTCTTCGATCATTTGAATagccaaataatattaaaatgttataatatgagaAATTCGAGTGTTAGATTGAAAGGTCCTCAACGAATGTGTGTaacgatattaataaataataaatattaatataatagttttaaaaaatatttacctgaTTGATTGAATGTCCAAGAGCCTTCCGCCTACGtaggaatttataatataatataatataatactgcagAGTATACAGGAACGTGAAAAAGTAACGAAGTCGAACACTCAATACGGAATAACCAAAATAAGAACTATTTAGTCTGCAGAAAGACAAAGGAGTGCACAACGAGGACGGTGCGCGTTGATGGCTTCGCGGGCTTCGGTAAACAGATAACGCTATACCGACTACGTGCAGCCGTATCACAGAATAGATTAAATCAGAAGGGACACTTTCAATGTAAACAAAAACGTGGCGGCCATGTTCCCGTTGGCTACTTTTATCAATTAAGTGTTATCAGGTAAAAAACTGTTATCATAGTTCATAATTTAAGgttactaaaaaaaacaagCATTTGTTACACGTTTTTTAGCACGTTTTACGTTTAAACTGCTCAGTTGTGGTTTGTGTTTTTTCGAAGAACATTGTGTTTAATATctacattttgttaaaatgtctCGTAAAAGTGGATATtcattcaaatgtattataaaatcatgcGGGGAAATGAAAACTCAAAAAGAttcaattagttttttttcttttcctaAAGATCCTGCTCGgtaagtattttgttttataataatgttaagtatGAAACAAGTCAATGGTActtgttaaatttacaatataatgttacaCAATTAAACACCTAATGTTCTTGgtctaataaacaataagacAGATCTATTATACtgagaaaacaaaattaaaacagaactgtgtacaatatataactaGTACCTAGTCAATTGTGTTTTGTAGTATAAACAAGctattttttgttacattttttaggtGTGAAATTTGGTTAGAACGCTGTCAACTGCCAGCTGACACTCTATCCCAAAagaatgtaaaattatgtggaaaacattttgaaaaaattatgtttttaaacttcTTAGAGAACAGGTTAAAACCAGATGCTATACCTACACTATTTCCAGGtatataagaattaatatgACATTCAgcagcaataatattttcaaataacctttttttttatattcagatAATTGTGACGTGAGTACTACAGACTTGTCTAGTGAGAAAGTTAGAACCTCTACCAGTTCGAGTAATACTGTGTCTTGTGGCTCAAATACTCCACTAAACATTAGTGATGATcctggtaaatatatttttatatttattttaaaatttgttattattgctaactttatacattattaggtTCTTCAAAATCATGTACCACAGTAGCATATGGTAACAATGAAATACTGGCTCTTCCATTACCTGGTTCACCTGGTAAGTTAATATGATTTCCATTTAGAtccatttttaagaattatttaatataatattcttaaattttgtGTAGTAGTACCTGATAGTATTGACTACGCTATTTCTCCTGGAATATCATCGTTTTCTAGTGAAAAATCTACATATTTAGATTCTCCTTCAGATTTCACAAGTTCCAGTAAGatttaatcaaacaattttactaaactgtttatttacaatttactatgtgctaattaaaattatatgaatatgattTAGGTTCTTCAAAAGGTTGCCAAACTCTAGAATCTTGGTCTGAGAAAACACCCAGAAAAGTTTTGTTACGGCAACAATTGAAGATTGAAAAAGAAGCTCGTCTCAAAGCTGAAAAAACTATCCTGGCCTTGAGCAATCAGCTAAGTGAGTTTAATACTGTTGAAAATTTACTCTCATTGTGTGAACAACATTTATCACCCGCTGTACTAACGATTGTGAAATCTAATCTAATGTGCAAAACAAGAAACCCTCATGGATACAGGTACACAAATGATATGAAGCAATTAGCGTTAACAATCTACTTCTTAGGCCCATCTGTGTATagatttttgaaaagtatCTTAAGTCTACTTTCAGTTAGAACTTTAAGAAGAGTTACTTCAAAATATGAACTGATTCCTgggttaaatgattttttatttgattttgtaaaattcaaaatgtctaCCTTTAAAACTGAGGCCCTTGACTGCATCTTATGTGCTGATGAAATGTCCTTAAAAACtcatttgtattattcatttcCCAAAGATGAAATTATAGGATTTCATCAGACAAATCTCACTAAAACTTATGAGGCAGCCAAGTATGCATTAGTTTTAATGATAAGGGGAATTAATGTTACGTGGAAGCAGCCAGTAGCATACTTTTTTGTGTCCGGAAGCTGCCGTAGCCTAGATTtaagtgatattataatgtctactataaaaaaattgttaaacataTCTTTAAATGTTAGAGCATTTGTCACTGACCAAGGCTCAAATTTTGTTAGCTTCAGTAAAAGTGTGTATGTTAGCCCACAGCGCCCTTATTTTACTGTTGATGGCAAAGAGATTGTGTATTTGTTTGATCCGCCACATTTATTAAAGTCCACTCGTAACatgtttttcaaacataattttagtattgatGATGAACTtactgataataaatatattatacaattttacaatgtgGACAGCAAACTTAATTTAAGATTGGCACCTAAGCTTACTCATGCTCACATAAATCCTGGGCCTTTTGAAAAAATGCGAGTGTATTTGGCAGCCCAGGTTTTTAGCCAATCGGTAGCTGCTGGAATGAACACTCACTTAGAATTGGGTAAATTACCATTAGAAGCcaaatgtacaattaattttatagataaaatggataaactttttgatatttttaattcgtgTAAAGTACCAAATAGCAAATCCTACAGAAgaccttttaaaaatacatcaatgTAAATAGAACATCTTTCTATGAtgctttcattttttaaaaaaattaaagttatttccAAGGCAAATGGTACTGATGTAACTAGCAGGGTGAATTTTATAAACGGTTGGCTAATATCCATTAATGGGCTGTTAAAGTTgtggattttaataaatgaatcaACCAGACATCCCAgtgattatgttttatttaccaaCCGTTTAAATCAGGACtgtttagaaaatttattCGGTATGTTTCGCAATAAGAATGGAAACATCGAAATCCTACTCctgttcaattttatatagctTTTCggaatttgttttgtttaaattactttcaaCATTCGCCCAATGCTAATTGTATTAAAGACATTAATGACATTTTGTGTCATATCAATCCTCAAGAAGTCGGTCCCACCAACGTTGTGTTGCCAGAACCTTCATCAagaggtacatattttaattttcaaattggtACTGTTGACTATAGGCACTTAAATTTACCTGAAAAAAATGCCTTACATTATGTTTGTGGTTATTTGTATAGTAAGTGTTTAAGTCAACATTCCTgtgatttatgtattaagtatgGCAGGTCCCAAACAAATTTAGATcaagcatttttattatgttattttaaatcatatacaaaTACTGCACAGACGACTTACGGTAATCTTCAAATGCccgaaaatgatttttatgaatacatatatgagcttgaaaacatatttattgaaagATTTCCTATGTTTGCAATTGCTAAAGGAGtagcttataaattaaatgaatttttatgtaatgtacCTTTTAAGCACCCATGTCCAAATTttgattatgtttatttaattaagttatttgtaaggtttagaatattttcctctgttaagttttaaatagagAATTGGTTTCAGAAcgccaatttaaaaatagaaaactaactataataaaacatgtatgattaatgatgatataatgtaatgtgcatcatattttaagaaaaattttgttaattgttatactttgttattgattttgttttattattattattattattattattatttgtataatttggcatataagtaattacttgcctaatttttaatgatttaaaaaaaaaaatgtaaaaattataaataaaaaatgtttttgtcttATTTAAGTGTACATGttgtctaatattttaaaataattatttatttaatttataaattttacaggAAGTTGAGTCACCAAGATAGGgaaaatagttgaaaatagtatataaatacaaatcacGGTTAACAATTTccaagtatacaatatagaaaTCTATATAAGACACTGCTAATAACTGGCTATGAAGTAATCTGATTagtatcatttaattattttaacatgacTAATATGttgattatgtatattaatttattttttatttttcagaaatattgCACATTCTGCTTTTGCTTCTCCAGCTTCAACTTTATTCCATGCAAGTGGGATCAACTACTCTTATTTTTGCTCACCTACCATCATATTCCTGCTATAACCTTGTTTCTATCTTTTCCTCCAAATTTGACTttcataatttctttttatttctacATGCTGTTTCCAtcaattctattatttttaacccatatttttatagtacctcTCTCCATTACTCAAGCTTGCCTTCAACAACTTGTTGTTATATTAGCTTTCAAAACTACATCTGCTGCATTTAAgcttctaataaataataatatttttgatataacaaaatgtgtatttttttctatcatgtatttaatatgagTACCTTCCTAACTATGTATTTGGTTTATAGTTATCGTTAACGGttactgattttaataattttaagtaagtgatcaattagaataaaactaattagatttaaaatatttttggaaaaaattgtatttaacattttgtttttctggTATGGTCACACTGATTAGCCAACGGGAAGATGGCTGCCACGTTTTTGAATATTGGGTATCTTTACTGTTGTGGTGATACGGTGTTATCACCACTACACCGCGGACGCAGTGTCGCGGTGTTTATCGTCGCCGCGCTAGCGCACAATTAttgtaccattattattattgtattattttattattgtattattgtattattatttattattgtgttatatctatataggCCTATTGTAACGATATCGCGATCTCGCGCTACCCCCCGCCAGTCCGCGCGAGCGACCGATCCGCTTTTCTCGGCTCGTTACGGCCGTTACGCGGATTTCGCGGTTCCCGTTTTGGCACTCTTTTGTCGACATCCGAACTGTGAAGTCCCTAGTTCTCAGTACAGCTAACTTCCTTTCCGTCACGCGactttaccttttttttacgACACCGCCAAAACTACGCCGCGCGTATATTGTCTCCGCGAGCACTATACCTTTTTAccgttgtatttattttattataaagtacgtTACTCTCGTTTTTTGTTTCTCTaccaaataaaaagttttgtttCGTCAAGCTTGTTGTTATTTGTAGAAGTTACCTTTTCTCCAACTTCGAGTTTCATTCGAAGCTCGTAAATTGTCTGGCTGATAGTGTGCCAACAAAAGCCACTATCACCAaactgtgttaaattttatcagtGTCCGGGCCCTGGCCGTATGCccgtatactgtatagtataaatagaatatatttaaaagttattaacgGAATTACCCACCGACTACGTCTTATCGATTAATCATTActcattacattatacattatacgtctaataatatattattatatattacaatttatatactataatatattaatatattatcataattctgCAGAAtgttatacactatattatattactattatttatttatttattacattattacaatttatacaataagtatacACTAATCATCTATACTCACTTATActacaatcataaaatatatgtaaatcattatacctacacattaCCCATAACATCGTCGCATCACTGCGTAATTAGATACATCGAACTTAAATTTGACCATTTTTAAATCGACGTACCTATACGAATATACGTACCgtaaacgtaaaatatatgtgtattctTACTCATACATTAACGTAATTTTGACCAATTATTAATCGACGTATTATCCACGTTAAATAAACGTAAtagtaaaacgaaaaatatacgaatatgAATATACGTAACGTtaacgtaaaatatatgtatattcttaAACCATATATCGACGTAATTTTAcccaaattaataaaagacgTATCATCCACGTTGAATAAACGTAAttgtaaaacgaaaaatatacgAATAGGAATATACGTGCCTTCGACGTAAATTCAATCGTAAAAACCGTATTTTGACGTATATTGTACAagtattatacgaatatttgCTACGTATAGTATACACCAAAGTTATCCTTATTATAAACGTAGGTTATACGTACTATGTTTACTGGGCATATTGTATTAACTAGACTggatattatgcattttatttattgacattagcagtaacaaatttaaattctaaaaaagaaGTGCTTTATGTCTAGATACAATCATttgttaactataaaatttaggCTGCTGTCTGTTGCTATATTCTACATTTTAACTACatagtaagtaaattattataaaataacaagaaaattcattaaaaaattacttatttgattaaataaaactgttagTTTATGGCAAAATAAAGTTACAACATTATATTGATACttgattacataatatattttttataatcaaatttgtaacagtagtaaattttataaactaagctaaaatatttatgaatattgaataatgtcGTGTCTATTAAAATGCGcgctttattttaaatattaacaccgggaattatcattaatttgttatcacttatcactaCGATAATCACGGAAGTCAAATTATGGAGAAAATCGCTAGGGGCGTTGCGCGCGTGATAAGGATGCCAAAAATCTGCTGCTGGACGAATGGATCTTCGCAGGAAAGATTCCAAAAGAATCCAACATGGCGTCAAATCGCTTATCACATTTATCAGTACATGACGTCGTTACTCTTATCATTGTggttaatagataataataaaaaaattcttaggtcaaattgttaataaatattaaatagtaaaatacaaaacgaataaatattcatggttcaataataataaataaaaaaaatgcccATTTTTCAACTCTTGAAGAATAATTGCTCACAAAATATTGACCAAAATCTGCAGTATctgtatcattttttaaatcttcaatGACCTTTGTTAATTCtatgtaaaatttgtttttatcagtttcatgcattaaagattttaatgtCTTATAAaccatagattttttttcgtttgaatGAATTTTGGAAAGGTTTTTACTCCAACTTCTTAATACGTGccaagtacataataattgtttagaaaCCGGACCCATAATAGATTCCCATGCGTTATAAAATCCAGGTTCATCGTCAGACATAAATACATTAGCTTTGATAAGTCCTACTGCACGCCggatatattcaaaaaataatttatatgtagatGTATctgatttatttgtaaaacagAATGCCATAGGAAATACATTTCCATAATTGTCTACTACAAGTAAAGTATACAACTgaaagttataactatttaaaccaTGTGTTCCGtctatgcatattttatcatatccaaatttttttaacatttcagCTTGGTATTcagtcattaaaattaaacaaaagtcATGCCGAGTCAAATGTGTTGTGGAATCTTCTCCTTGgtgcttaaaatataacactggATTTGTCTCacctttttctttaaatttctcTACCCACAGGTAAAcactaattaaatcattttcatgCATCTTTGttgaataattatcaattttaaaatcacgtttaatattatgcaaatctcgtttttctaataaatggATTCTTTTAAAATCAGTTATAGTTGCAGAATTTTGAACGTCATTTAAAACTCGTTGAACTGTTACACCCATACCTAgttttcctaaaaaaaatgtaaacataaatatttttaaactatgattATTCACTTTTAGGATAAGCTATAAATAAAAGGGTATTAATTAtcctaatactttttaatttttaatgtgactacacaaaagtaaattaagcatatttttgtattttattatatgactaCCTGCTAATTGGCATCTGTCTTCAGCATATAATCTTTGTTTTCCTATTTCATTATCATGAAATAAATGAGTACTACAAAATTCTATCTGAAATTGGGCTCCTTTTTGGGTGTACTTTTATATATGATGGACAAACCTTTCCAATTTTTACCGATCCACTACTTTTAGGATTCCTTTGACccttaaatataacatttatctcatattttaataatctaattttactttataggttttaaattcaggaatcatttatttcaagtagaaaaaatgttattacctTGCTAGCTCATCTTGGATGGTATGACCgatgacaaatataatatgtgtattctACATTATGGTAAGTTTTAGTAGATGTTCTTTGAACATATTGACAGATGTTAGTGTCTTCAATATTGGTTTTCCATTtcttaaattctaaaacaaataatagttaaaattttaataaatcaggATACCTTCTATAGTATTGAAACTTAGTGATTCTGTGTTGATGTCAATGTAGTGATCATTTTTCAAATGCTTGGAAAAacctattaatgttttaaaagatCTGTCACAATTCTCAaatgaacatttaatttttagttcacTATGTTCGTGTTTAAgatgtttgataatattttttttggaattaaatttttgattgcaGTTGTCACAAGTATAACCATTTTTCTGTATGTGATTAACCTTCCACAAAATACAAGATGACACattcagaaatattttatataaataaaataagaataaaaataaaaatatatttacaaataataaataataaaaactagttatttttaatgaaacaatttttgtgtttaattatggcctaacat
Protein-coding regions in this window:
- the LOC126553338 gene encoding uncharacterized protein LOC126553338 isoform X1, giving the protein MSRKSGYSFKCIIKSCGEMKTQKDSISFFSFPKDPARCEIWLERCQLPADTLSQKNVKLCGKHFEKIMFLNFLENRLKPDAIPTLFPDNCDVSTTDLSSEKVRTSTSSSNTVSCGSNTPLNISDDPGSSKSCTTVAYGNNEILALPLPGSPVVPDSIDYAISPGISSFSSEKSTYLDSPSDFTSSSSSKGCQTLESWSEKTPRKVLLRQQLKIEKEARLKAEKTILALSNQLRS
- the LOC126553338 gene encoding THAP domain-containing protein 11-like isoform X2, which codes for MSRKSGYSFKCIIKSCGEMKTQKDSISFFSFPKDPARCEIWLERCQLPADTLSQKNVKLCGKHFEKIMFLNFLENRLKPDAIPTLFPDNCDVSTTDLSSEKVRTSTSSSNTVSCGSNTPLNISDDPGSSKSCTTVAYGNNEILALPLPGSPVPDSIDYAISPGISSFSSEKSTYLDSPSDFTSSSSSKGCQTLESWSEKTPRKVLLRQQLKIEKEARLKAEKTILALSNQLRS